AAATGCTGCTAAACGAAAAAGGATATTATTTCACCGTTCTAATGTTCGGACTTTTTGCTGTTGTTTCATTACAAAAAAGCGTAAGAGACAGACTTGAACAACTTCCTGTTACAGATATCTATTATGGAATTTGCTGGTTCGGAACTCTTTTGTCAATTGTTTTGTTAGCCGTTGGACTTTGGAATGCGACGATTCTTCCAAGCGAAAAAGGTTTCTATGCTTTTGCTTTTTTACTGGC
This genomic interval from uncultured Flavobacterium sp. contains the following:
- the yiaA gene encoding inner membrane protein YiaA, producing MVQKTSNAFIAASWVALGAGMVGYIVGLARAEMLLNEKGYYFTVLMFGLFAVVSLQKSVRDRLEQLPVTDIYYGICWFGTLLSIVLLAVGLWNATILPSEKGFYAFAFLLA